The following are encoded in a window of Corynebacterium argentoratense DSM 44202 genomic DNA:
- the gluQRS gene encoding tRNA glutamyl-Q(34) synthetase GluQRS, with amino-acid sequence MSAGRYAPSPSGDLHFGNLRTALLAWLFARKTSREFIMRIEDVDSQRSSAESAARQLDDLASLGLDWDGQPVVQSSRHEAYQAALSQLETYECFCSRRDILEASGAAHVLPGCYPGTCRELTAQERELRRQQFAEQGRVPAVRLRSDVEEFEVVDYYNGRYVGPVDDFVLRRGDWAYNLAVVVDDAAGGIDQVVRGDDLLSSAPRQAYLASLLGYAVPEYVHVPLVVNAEGKRLAKRDGAVTLRQMLEQGLTVGDVVEQLAGSIGVPGARTAAEILERFDPQLLPRDAYVWT; translated from the coding sequence ATGTCGGCAGGACGCTACGCACCGAGCCCCAGCGGGGACCTACATTTCGGAAACCTTCGCACGGCGTTGCTCGCCTGGCTGTTCGCCAGAAAAACAAGCCGCGAGTTCATCATGCGGATCGAAGACGTCGACTCGCAGCGTTCTTCAGCCGAATCTGCCGCCCGGCAGTTGGATGACCTGGCCTCCTTGGGGCTGGATTGGGACGGGCAACCGGTGGTTCAAAGCTCCCGCCACGAGGCCTACCAAGCGGCATTATCACAGCTAGAGACCTATGAATGCTTCTGTTCGCGTCGGGACATCCTGGAAGCCTCAGGCGCTGCCCATGTGCTGCCGGGCTGCTATCCGGGAACCTGCCGTGAGCTGACTGCACAGGAGCGGGAGTTGCGGCGTCAACAATTTGCTGAACAAGGGCGCGTGCCTGCCGTGCGATTGCGTAGTGACGTCGAGGAGTTCGAGGTTGTCGATTATTACAACGGCCGCTACGTGGGGCCGGTGGATGACTTTGTTCTGCGGCGAGGGGACTGGGCCTACAACCTGGCGGTCGTTGTTGATGACGCCGCGGGAGGGATCGACCAGGTTGTGCGCGGGGACGATCTGTTGAGCTCTGCGCCGAGGCAGGCGTACTTGGCGTCGCTGTTGGGTTATGCGGTGCCCGAATATGTGCATGTGCCGCTGGTTGTTAACGCGGAAGGAAAGCGTTTAGCCAAGCGTGATGGGGCGGTGACGTTGCGACAGATGCTTGAGCAGGGCCTGACTGTGGGGGATGTTGTCGAGCAGTTGGCTGGGTCGATTGGGGTGCCCGGTGCGCGCACGGCTGCGGAGATATTGGAGCGCTTTGACCCTCAGCTTTTAC